Part of the Methylomonas sp. AM2-LC genome, TAGAAGTCTTAAAAAGGATATCCGCCTGGATTTGGTGGGTGAAGAAACCGATCTCGATAAAAACTTAGTTGAAGCATTGGCTGACCCACTGGTTCATTTGGTTAGAAACGCTGTTGATCATGGTATTGAATCGCCTGATGAACGTGAGGCCAAAGGAAAACCTCGAGAGGGAGTAGTCATTCTGAAAGCATCTCAAGAAGGTGATCACATACAACTATCGATTAAAGATGATGGTAAGGGGATGAATCCAGAAGCGCTCAGAGCTAAAGTGGTCGAGAAAGGCCTGATGGATGAAGAAACCGCCGCGCGTTTAGATGATAAAGAATGTTTTAATCTCATTTTTTTACCCGGTTTCTCAACAAAAACTGAAATTTCTGATGTTTCTGGACGCGGCGTGGGTATGGATGTTGTCAAAACACGCATCTCACAAATGAATGGAGTGGTAGAAGTCGACTCTGTAGAAGGCAAGGGAAGTACTATCATCATTAAAGTGCCTTTAACTTTGGCTATTATGCCGACATTGATGGTGAAACTGTGTGGACAAGCGTTTGCTTTACCGTTGGCAAGTGTTCTGGAAATTCTCGATCTGGACTTGAGTAAAACAAATAAAGTCGATGGGCAATTGGTTGCTATGGTCAGAAACAAAGCCTTGCCTTTATTTTATTTGAGTGAATGGTTGGTTAGAAATTCCTATTGCGAATCTGAAAAAATTACCGAAGGCCATGTAGTTATTGTCAATGCGGGTGGTAGACAGATCGGTTTTGTGGTTGATCAATTGATTGGGCAGGAGGAAGTTGTTATTAAGCCACTAGGGGCAAAACTACAGGGATTGGAGGGTTTGTCAGGAGCTACAATTACTGGTGATGGTAAAATTGCATTGATCTTGGACGTACCTGGGCTAATAAAACGTTACGCAAATTGATAATTGGTGATATGTGACCATTCGGGTTCTGATTGTTGATGATTCGCAATTTATCTGTAATCGAATCCGCGAAGCATTAGAAGAAGATCCCGATTTTTGCGTGATTGGGGTTGCTGTTAATGGCCAGGAAGCCGTAGAGTTATCGTTAATTTTACGACCGGATGTGGTAACCATGGATGTCAACATGCCTGTTATGGATGGTATCACCGCGGTAAAAAAAATTATGAGCAATCATCCCTGCCCGATTTTGATGTTTTCAGCAATGACTCAGGTAGGAGCTAAAGCCACGTTGGATGCTTTGCAAGCCGGTGCAATTGATTTTTTGCCAAAACAATGGGATGAAATAGACTCTAATCGGGAGATAGCTAAAAACTTATTCCGGCAAAGAGTCAGGCTAGTTGCCTCACAAGTAGGAAAATTATCGGCCCATTCTGACTCCAGAATGCAATCGAGTTTTGCAGAAAAACTTGCTTTCAACATTGATAGTCAAACAGTTCAAAAAAAATCGGTTAGGCATTTTGGACGAGTAAATTTATTGGCAATTGCAGCATCTACAGGTGGACCTGTAGCAATACAACAAGTGCTTAGTCAAATTCCTCGCCAATGTAGTGTTCCCGTATTAATAATGCAACATATGCCACAAAATTTTACTAAAAGCTTTGCTGATAGATTAAATCAGCTTTGCCAAATCCAGGTAAAAGAAGCTGAAAATGGCGATGTTTTACAAGCGGGAAGAGCGCTGTTGGGGCCAGGAGGAATGCAGATGCAAATCAAGTATATTTCTGGACAACATCAAGTGATGCTAAGACCTAAACAGACGGGGGAAATTTATAGCCCTTGTATTGACACTACCTTTTATTCACTTGCTGAGCAATTTAAAGGTCATATTCTAGCAGTTATTTTAACCGGCATGGGAGCAGATGGGAAAGAAGGAGCTATTAAATTAAAACAAAAAGGCGCTGAAATCTGGGCTCAAGACGAAGCCAGCAGCACCATCTATGGGATGCCGAGAGCTATTGTAGAAGCAAATATTGCTGATAAAATTTATAGCCTGGATGAGATCGCAAACGCATTCAAAACATTAAATTAATGGATTTTTTAAGTATTATCGGTGTGC contains:
- a CDS encoding chemotaxis response regulator protein-glutamate methylesterase, with the translated sequence MTIRVLIVDDSQFICNRIREALEEDPDFCVIGVAVNGQEAVELSLILRPDVVTMDVNMPVMDGITAVKKIMSNHPCPILMFSAMTQVGAKATLDALQAGAIDFLPKQWDEIDSNREIAKNLFRQRVRLVASQVGKLSAHSDSRMQSSFAEKLAFNIDSQTVQKKSVRHFGRVNLLAIAASTGGPVAIQQVLSQIPRQCSVPVLIMQHMPQNFTKSFADRLNQLCQIQVKEAENGDVLQAGRALLGPGGMQMQIKYISGQHQVMLRPKQTGEIYSPCIDTTFYSLAEQFKGHILAVILTGMGADGKEGAIKLKQKGAEIWAQDEASSTIYGMPRAIVEANIADKIYSLDEIANAFKTLN